GACATCGCACGTGCGAAAACCATTCTTGCTGAAAAGCAAGCCGCCAAGTAAGGAGCCCACATGACGGAAGCTAAAAAATCCCTCAAGCGCACCTTGATCGGCAAGGTGGTCAGCGACAAGCGTGCCAAGACCGTGACCGTGCTGGTCGAGCGCCGTGTGAAGCACGAGCTCTACGGCAAGATCGTGGGCAAGTCGAGCAAGTACCACGCCCATGACGAAAAGGGCGAGTTCAAGCTGGGCGACACCATCGAGATCACCGAAAGCCGCCCGATCTCGAAGACCAAGAACTGGGTCGCCACCCGCCTGGTTCAAAAAGCGGCAGCCGTCTAAGTTTTCACGAACTTCAGCTGCAAGTTGCAAGGAAACGGCCCACAATGTGGGTCGTTTTTGTTTTTGGGCGCCGCTTTTTCGGGCCGCGCCATGTCCCACCCTTCTGACAGGAGCACAGCATGATCAAAGTTGGAGATACCCTTCCCGCCACCACCCTGATGGAATTCTCGGAAGTCGAGGGCAACGGCTGCAGCATCGGCCCCAACCCGGTGGACGTGGCCAAGGCCACGGCCGGCAAGACCATTGCGCTGTTTGCGCTGCCGGGCGCCTTCACGCCCACCTGCTCGGCCAAGCATGTGCCGGGCTATGTGGAGAAGTTTGCCGATCTCAAGGCGGCCGGCGTGGACGAGGTCTGGTGCCTGAGCGTGAACGACGCCTTCGTGATGGGCGCCTGGGCGCG
The sequence above is a segment of the Variovorax terrae genome. Coding sequences within it:
- a CDS encoding peroxiredoxin; this translates as MIKVGDTLPATTLMEFSEVEGNGCSIGPNPVDVAKATAGKTIALFALPGAFTPTCSAKHVPGYVEKFADLKAAGVDEVWCLSVNDAFVMGAWARDQKTDGKVRMLADGSADFARAVGLTLDLTGKGMGVRSARYSMLVKDGKVVTLNVEGPGKFEVSDAGTLLAQARG
- the rpsQ gene encoding 30S ribosomal protein S17, with translation MTEAKKSLKRTLIGKVVSDKRAKTVTVLVERRVKHELYGKIVGKSSKYHAHDEKGEFKLGDTIEITESRPISKTKNWVATRLVQKAAAV